In Haladaptatus paucihalophilus DX253, the following proteins share a genomic window:
- a CDS encoding glycoside hydrolase family 36 protein produces the protein MLERTRDATTLRYDIDEAQLSIHDANGVVFAGSPGVVLDGELVTPDGSEARSADATLDDSTPAVVHRCRRDGGEPVELRLELDTHPSGVVVTMELENESETAVTVDSFRIAGGNVEFGSDARVYRHGYQSWTPTGALPVGERFPPENEDAAPMMYDLATDGETRTSNYVTAVADGSRSLTLGFLDHDRYVTRFDIADDSTGVSGVTAVCPADGYRLARGETLTSSPLLADASRTVSDALAAWASAVGERIDARFLETVPTGWCSWYHYFTDVSEADVRENAEGLNEWGIPVALVQVDDGYTTAIGDWRSVNDDFSDMGALAADIESAGYTPGIWLAPFHVAADSAVATEHPEWLIADEDGPVGAGFRSGEYLYGLDATHPEVQTWLRETFHTVVHEWGYDYLKLDFLFAAALPGDYHDETATRADAYRTGLSIIRDVAGDETFILGCGAPIGPSVGIVDAMRIGPDVDPVWETPGESDSQPALKNAVRNTLNRQFTHRRLWLNDPDCQLVRTTTDLTDAERRAFAAVVALTGGLNVFSDAIEEIDDAGRNLLERTLPPARTGDVVGVGSEEFPDRLVCDHPFGDGATIAAFNWTDEPATVSVSPEEVGVSSPVAWDAFEERAVSLDGAGIERTLAPHDALLVHLSEPTDRPGVTGTRDALTGESGAIRSTSWDDGTLTIERADAPPVEALVSVPEGWSFDGEDLAGGEDGTRIFAVELEAAVTELTFSPPSELD, from the coding sequence TCGTCACGCCCGACGGGTCCGAAGCCCGCTCCGCCGACGCCACGCTCGACGATTCGACGCCCGCCGTCGTCCACCGTTGCCGACGCGACGGCGGAGAACCCGTCGAACTCCGTCTCGAACTCGATACGCATCCGAGCGGCGTCGTCGTGACCATGGAACTGGAAAACGAGTCCGAAACGGCCGTAACGGTCGATTCCTTCCGGATAGCGGGCGGCAACGTCGAGTTCGGTTCGGACGCCCGCGTGTACCGACACGGCTACCAGTCGTGGACGCCGACCGGGGCGCTTCCGGTCGGGGAACGCTTCCCGCCGGAGAACGAGGACGCCGCACCGATGATGTACGACCTGGCGACCGACGGGGAAACGCGGACGAGCAACTACGTCACGGCCGTCGCTGACGGGTCGCGGTCGCTCACCCTCGGGTTTCTGGACCACGACCGCTACGTCACGCGGTTCGACATCGCGGACGATTCGACCGGCGTCTCCGGCGTGACGGCCGTTTGTCCGGCCGACGGCTACCGTCTCGCCCGCGGCGAAACGCTGACCAGTTCCCCGCTTCTGGCGGACGCCTCGCGGACCGTATCCGATGCCCTCGCCGCGTGGGCGTCCGCGGTCGGCGAGCGAATCGACGCCCGCTTCCTCGAGACCGTCCCGACGGGGTGGTGTTCGTGGTATCACTACTTCACGGACGTCTCCGAGGCTGACGTCCGAGAGAACGCGGAGGGGTTGAACGAGTGGGGGATTCCGGTCGCCCTCGTGCAGGTCGACGACGGGTACACGACAGCCATCGGCGACTGGCGGTCCGTCAACGACGACTTCTCGGACATGGGCGCGCTCGCCGCGGACATCGAATCGGCGGGCTACACCCCCGGCATCTGGCTCGCGCCGTTCCACGTCGCCGCGGATTCGGCCGTCGCCACGGAGCACCCGGAGTGGCTCATCGCCGACGAGGACGGTCCCGTGGGAGCCGGATTTCGGTCGGGGGAGTACCTGTACGGCCTCGATGCGACCCACCCGGAGGTCCAGACGTGGCTCCGCGAGACGTTCCACACCGTCGTCCACGAGTGGGGCTACGACTATCTCAAACTGGACTTCCTCTTCGCCGCCGCGCTACCGGGCGACTACCACGACGAAACGGCGACGCGGGCGGATGCCTACCGGACCGGGCTGTCCATCATCCGCGACGTCGCGGGCGACGAGACGTTTATCCTCGGATGCGGTGCACCCATCGGTCCCAGCGTCGGCATCGTGGACGCGATGCGAATCGGCCCGGACGTGGACCCGGTGTGGGAGACGCCCGGCGAGTCGGACAGCCAGCCCGCCCTGAAGAACGCCGTGCGGAACACGCTCAACCGCCAGTTCACTCACCGTCGCCTGTGGCTCAACGACCCGGACTGTCAACTCGTGCGGACGACGACGGACCTGACCGACGCCGAGCGGCGGGCGTTCGCGGCCGTCGTCGCGCTCACCGGCGGCCTCAACGTCTTCAGCGACGCCATCGAGGAAATCGACGACGCGGGACGCAACCTCCTCGAACGAACGCTTCCGCCCGCCCGAACCGGCGATGTCGTCGGCGTCGGGAGCGAGGAGTTCCCGGATCGCCTCGTCTGCGACCACCCGTTCGGCGACGGTGCGACGATCGCGGCGTTCAACTGGACGGACGAACCGGCGACCGTCTCCGTCTCGCCCGAGGAGGTCGGCGTCAGCTCACCCGTCGCGTGGGACGCGTTCGAGGAGCGCGCCGTTTCGCTCGACGGGGCGGGAATCGAGCGCACGCTCGCCCCGCACGACGCTCTCCTCGTCCACCTGTCCGAACCCACTGACCGACCGGGAGTCACCGGGACGCGCGACGCGCTCACGGGCGAGTCCGGCGCGATTCGTTCGACGTCGTGGGACGACGGGACGCTGACAATCGAACGCGCGGACGCTCCGCCGGTCGAAGCGCTCGTCTCGGTTCCCGAGGGGTGGTCGTTCGACGGCGAGGACCTCGCGGGAGGCGAGGACGGCACCCGGATATTCGCGGTCGAACTGGAGGCCGCCGTGACGGAACTGACGTTCTCCCCACCATCAGAACTCGACTGA
- a CDS encoding sugar phosphate isomerase/epimerase family protein, which produces MSNPSDYSISVQSVVFRSRSLGDLLDALESTDIDRLELWGEHLSPEDDEATIAAGRRRIEESSVAVDGYGVIDIEDTGEARDSFAPAADLGAEYVTVNYPPARDDITEELVDLAEAFDLDVGIHNYSTVHHDDLSTVFSGIDDVRSVVDRYDHPRLGVCIDTGHLVVVDESPADVISTVGDRIVAVHLKDTSDDEIEDLPGAGTLDLPTVLGLFDDHGAVDAPLVVEYELPDDRVLPALREAEENVRTAVEGGR; this is translated from the coding sequence ATGTCCAATCCGTCCGACTACAGCATCAGTGTACAGAGCGTCGTGTTCCGTTCCCGGTCGCTCGGCGACCTTCTCGACGCGCTCGAATCGACCGATATCGACCGACTGGAACTCTGGGGGGAGCACCTGTCCCCCGAGGACGACGAGGCGACCATCGCGGCGGGCAGACGCCGAATCGAGGAGTCGTCGGTGGCGGTCGATGGGTACGGCGTTATCGATATCGAAGACACCGGGGAAGCGCGGGACAGCTTCGCGCCCGCCGCCGACCTCGGCGCGGAGTACGTCACCGTGAATTACCCGCCAGCGCGGGACGACATCACCGAGGAACTCGTCGACCTCGCGGAGGCGTTCGACCTCGATGTCGGAATTCACAACTACTCGACCGTCCACCACGACGACCTCTCGACGGTGTTTTCCGGCATCGACGACGTTCGGTCCGTGGTGGACCGATACGACCACCCTCGACTCGGCGTCTGCATCGACACCGGCCACCTCGTCGTGGTGGACGAGTCTCCGGCCGACGTGATTTCGACGGTCGGCGACCGAATCGTCGCCGTCCACCTGAAGGACACCAGCGACGACGAGATAGAGGACCTCCCCGGTGCCGGAACGCTCGACCTTCCGACCGTTCTCGGCCTGTTCGACGACCACGGTGCCGTGGACGCCCCGCTCGTCGTCGAGTACGAACTCCCGGACGACCGGGTGCTCCCCGCGCTCCGGGAGGCCGAGGAGAACGTCCGTACCGCTGTCGAGGGCGGACGATAA